In Mycoplasmopsis californica, one genomic interval encodes:
- a CDS encoding BMP family ABC transporter substrate-binding protein: MNKKIVLKLGTITTGISFISLSAACSSKMNEHPIPEEKKVTDKNMLPTTKLNPVELNDKFKLDATAKANAKKIVMIQYEDVAEGSEFNKLAWNGIKEFAQKQNNLDPSLYQLLSVKNNNFEELYKKALDEDYKIWVLSGIEHSEHFENFFKNSENLKKAQEKGIKIIQLGFDEQANINGAIISQIYNVKEAAFNAGYAAAEFLSHETPENRTFGIIGADSQPSTVGHYAEGFMKGVIYWNQKPENKDKKIKIASQQPIFNATYQSGQKMDKAIEKLMKTNPKLILSIIGDGINELLKHKEIATKYIIGVNEDYSVGEVAKNKLFLTSILKTPGQGVYNIIGLLSTTDGDLEKIYTNNDVKAILGKKDGQRFSKYGSFSDKLVGLAKPNLADRTKNELAESAIKKAEKMWAEISESDKTWIDTPKAINDENSEILNDFTRLYREMANVLK; encoded by the coding sequence ATGAATAAAAAAATAGTATTGAAGTTGGGAACAATTACTACCGGAATTTCATTTATTTCATTGAGCGCAGCATGCAGTTCAAAGATGAATGAACATCCAATTCCAGAAGAAAAAAAAGTTACTGACAAAAACATGTTGCCAACAACTAAATTGAATCCAGTTGAATTAAATGATAAATTTAAATTAGACGCAACAGCAAAGGCGAATGCTAAAAAAATAGTCATGATTCAGTATGAAGATGTTGCTGAAGGAAGCGAATTTAATAAATTAGCATGAAACGGAATTAAAGAATTTGCTCAAAAACAAAATAATTTAGACCCAAGCTTATATCAATTACTAAGTGTCAAAAATAATAATTTTGAAGAACTTTATAAAAAAGCGTTAGATGAAGACTACAAAATTTGGGTGTTATCAGGTATTGAACACAGCGAGCATTTTGAAAACTTTTTCAAAAACAGTGAAAATCTAAAAAAAGCACAAGAAAAAGGCATAAAAATTATTCAATTAGGATTTGATGAACAGGCTAATATTAACGGTGCAATAATATCGCAAATTTATAACGTGAAAGAAGCAGCGTTTAATGCCGGGTATGCAGCGGCTGAGTTTTTATCACACGAAACCCCTGAAAATAGAACTTTTGGCATAATTGGTGCCGATTCACAACCCTCAACTGTCGGACACTATGCAGAAGGCTTTATGAAAGGTGTTATTTATTGAAATCAAAAACCTGAAAATAAAGATAAAAAAATTAAAATAGCAAGTCAACAACCAATTTTTAATGCGACATACCAATCAGGCCAAAAAATGGATAAAGCGATTGAAAAGCTTATGAAAACCAACCCAAAATTAATTCTATCTATAATTGGAGATGGTATTAATGAACTTTTAAAACACAAAGAAATTGCAACTAAATATATTATCGGCGTTAATGAAGATTATTCAGTTGGTGAGGTCGCCAAGAATAAGTTATTTTTAACATCTATTCTTAAAACGCCTGGACAAGGGGTGTACAATATTATAGGATTGCTTTCGACAACCGACGGCGATTTAGAAAAAATTTATACAAACAATGATGTCAAAGCTATTTTAGGTAAAAAAGATGGTCAAAGATTTTCTAAATACGGAAGCTTTAGTGATAAATTAGTAGGTTTAGCTAAACCTAATTTAGCAGATCGAACAAAAAACGAACTAGCTGAAAGCGCAATTAAAAAAGCTGAAAAAATGTGAGCCGAAATAAGCGAAAGTGATAAAACTTGAATTGATACTCCTAAAGCTATTAACGACGAAAATAGCGAAATTTTGAATGATTTTACTCGTTTATATAGAGAAATGGCAAATGTACTTAAATAA
- a CDS encoding HAD hydrolase family protein, translating into MVSIFAFDLDGTLFTEANLIHPETLLALKKSKEKGHYNVISTGRALENIINSLGLHIELFDYLIGSNGSVIYDVINRKTTVIGKIDTVVFDLLFATALEQGLIMRIDTFKESVNFYNQSQVPDWLKEQNAMDISQVNFVNAEEIKQFAVEQRNNIVQMALRGPLKTMENQANLIREKIGNFYEVKLTNSIYIDVNAKNINKWSGIEYILRPGLINAQNIYAFGDSGNDVEMLKNASIGIAMGNASDDAKQAADIVIGENTSNSIATMMYSLI; encoded by the coding sequence ATGGTAAGTATTTTTGCTTTTGACCTAGATGGCACGTTATTCACAGAAGCTAATTTAATTCACCCAGAGACATTGCTAGCATTAAAAAAATCTAAAGAAAAAGGCCATTATAATGTAATTTCTACCGGCAGAGCTTTGGAAAATATTATTAACTCATTAGGTTTACATATTGAACTTTTTGATTATTTAATTGGGTCAAATGGCTCTGTTATTTATGACGTAATAAATAGAAAAACAACTGTAATAGGTAAAATAGACACAGTAGTTTTCGACTTGTTATTTGCCACGGCCTTGGAGCAAGGTTTAATAATGCGGATTGACACTTTTAAAGAGAGTGTAAATTTTTATAACCAAAGTCAAGTTCCGGATTGATTAAAAGAACAAAATGCAATGGATATTTCACAAGTTAATTTTGTGAACGCTGAGGAAATTAAGCAATTTGCCGTTGAACAGCGTAATAATATTGTACAAATGGCGCTACGAGGACCACTTAAAACAATGGAGAATCAAGCTAATTTGATTCGTGAAAAAATAGGTAACTTCTACGAGGTTAAATTAACTAATTCAATATATATTGATGTTAATGCTAAAAATATTAATAAATGAAGTGGAATAGAGTATATTCTTCGCCCAGGATTGATAAATGCTCAAAATATATACGCATTTGGAGACTCGGGTAATGATGTTGAGATGCTTAAAAACGCTTCTATAGGAATTGCTATGGGTAATGCTAGCGATGATGCAAAGCAAGCAGCTGATATAGTTATTGGCGAAAACACATCTAACTCAATTGCGACAATGATGTATTCATTAATTTAA
- the rpmI gene encoding 50S ribosomal protein L35 — protein MPKMKTKSALKKRIKITGTGKVLREQAYRSHLAQNKSTKQKRQARKSVQMHASDIKRFKGLF, from the coding sequence ATGCCTAAAATGAAGACAAAAAGCGCTCTGAAAAAACGTATTAAAATTACTGGTACTGGTAAAGTTTTAAGAGAGCAAGCTTATCGTTCGCACCTAGCCCAAAATAAATCAACTAAACAAAAACGTCAAGCACGTAAATCTGTTCAAATGCACGCATCTGACATCAAAAGATTCAAAGGCTTATTTTAA
- a CDS encoding MAG1360 family OppF-related protein, producing MTKDSKLFSIDMYFKPGKNKDTFSDIPTLKIRNNSANAFLILDSNSDMLKNCFKDIINSENCVKSMFLTDENGRRYETLNNKEIINAISFYGLDNLRTHQQMTPIAQEYSRIKQSYFLDKSRYRQLLNLMEVNEFKIKAIMLESFRNNINIIHSENTDFKRDFEHNFNSIIEALRDGKFEHALNLSKRHVENFDWFGEKIVYEFLELFQTLFASARKIMMEHYQSPGFLALTKLESFSRRYELVNQMQHTSKEMVKRQIHLRDIRNDKHIIEKLRKQNLKNGLERGTNLIQWYKSAVKILKNKSHFFDKKSPEYTHIWKNIITIKHIIKVLNRSKYTLRALTSENFDDLKIYLEARRSLFIANNLASNSLTQDTRHIENIKAIVKKEFYVDIEQYIEQSYGNDTIYTDELRRLKRHIKRIQAKKLNVFGIENYKNNLHHLKNRVNTLRAKRDWQKQLEREEFKRAINLMAIYNTNAKTLIKNYYSLVDFDHNSLEKLSQIIEHYTSKNEEEHKILYTIKENMIKVSELLKSISFLYDYVEILRSMLFVRFDLTDKSIKSIDIFIKLIKVLNNASFSISSLTKPMSNLSNISSLKIGLLSELMSGSKLLFINDDIKNTDMRLKNEFLRIANDLCKESNIAYAFITNNLELIKNHEFNNIFVFFDGKLIEFGKTRKVLKSPLHPILKRFLNSSYQPLQDINQISNYIFAEPFEFVSGHYIIAPNNIIKRLSADDLNDRYDGNEIELEATSIFDLESYNDTQDTMIVNLSQKDINTLEVDIDQQLTSEYATMMKSEQTNLTDTIFISHDDAF from the coding sequence ATGACAAAAGATTCAAAATTATTTTCAATTGATATGTATTTTAAGCCAGGAAAAAATAAAGATACATTTAGCGATATCCCGACCCTAAAAATAAGAAATAATAGTGCTAACGCTTTTTTGATTTTAGACTCGAATTCTGACATGCTTAAAAACTGTTTTAAAGATATAATCAACTCAGAAAACTGCGTTAAATCAATGTTCTTGACTGATGAAAATGGTAGAAGGTATGAAACATTGAATAATAAGGAAATTATTAATGCAATCAGTTTTTATGGTCTGGACAACTTACGCACACATCAACAAATGACTCCAATTGCCCAAGAGTATTCGCGGATCAAGCAAAGCTACTTTTTAGACAAGAGCCGTTATAGACAATTACTAAATTTAATGGAAGTTAATGAATTTAAAATTAAAGCTATTATGCTAGAATCTTTTCGTAACAATATCAATATAATTCACTCAGAAAACACTGATTTTAAACGTGATTTTGAACACAATTTCAATTCTATTATTGAAGCACTAAGAGATGGAAAATTTGAACATGCATTAAATTTAAGTAAGCGACATGTCGAAAATTTTGATTGGTTTGGCGAAAAAATTGTTTATGAATTTTTAGAATTATTTCAAACTCTATTCGCATCAGCTCGTAAAATTATGATGGAACATTATCAAAGCCCTGGTTTTTTAGCTTTAACTAAACTTGAATCCTTCAGTCGGCGTTATGAGTTAGTCAATCAAATGCAACACACATCGAAAGAAATGGTCAAGCGACAAATTCATCTTCGCGACATTAGAAATGATAAACACATTATTGAAAAACTACGTAAACAGAACTTAAAAAACGGACTTGAACGTGGCACAAACTTAATTCAGTGATACAAATCTGCTGTCAAAATTCTTAAAAATAAAAGTCATTTTTTTGACAAAAAATCACCTGAGTATACACATATTTGAAAAAATATTATAACAATCAAGCATATAATTAAAGTTTTAAACCGCTCCAAATACACCTTGCGAGCGCTCACTAGCGAGAATTTCGACGACTTAAAAATTTATCTAGAAGCACGACGCTCACTTTTTATAGCCAACAACCTTGCATCAAACTCACTCACACAGGATACAAGGCATATTGAAAATATTAAAGCTATTGTTAAAAAAGAATTTTACGTTGATATTGAACAATACATTGAGCAAAGCTATGGAAATGATACAATCTACACTGATGAACTTCGCCGTTTAAAGCGACACATTAAGCGAATACAAGCTAAAAAACTAAATGTTTTTGGGATTGAAAATTACAAAAACAATTTACACCATCTAAAAAATCGTGTGAATACCCTCAGAGCTAAACGTGATTGACAAAAACAGTTAGAGCGTGAAGAATTTAAGCGAGCAATCAATTTGATGGCAATTTACAACACTAACGCAAAAACATTAATAAAAAATTATTATTCATTAGTTGATTTTGATCATAATTCCCTTGAAAAATTAAGTCAAATAATTGAGCATTATACCTCCAAGAATGAAGAAGAACACAAGATTTTATACACAATTAAAGAGAACATGATAAAAGTGAGCGAACTACTTAAATCAATTTCATTTCTCTATGATTATGTCGAAATTCTTCGCTCGATGCTATTTGTACGCTTTGATTTAACTGATAAATCAATTAAATCAATTGATATCTTTATAAAACTAATTAAAGTTTTAAACAATGCATCGTTCAGTATATCGAGTTTGACTAAACCAATGAGCAATCTTTCAAATATATCAAGCTTAAAAATAGGACTTTTAAGCGAGTTGATGAGTGGTTCTAAATTGCTTTTTATTAATGATGACATTAAAAACACTGATATGCGTTTAAAAAATGAATTTTTACGGATTGCTAACGATTTATGTAAAGAATCAAACATTGCCTACGCTTTTATCACTAATAATTTAGAATTGATTAAAAATCACGAATTTAACAATATTTTTGTCTTTTTTGACGGAAAACTAATTGAGTTTGGTAAAACAAGAAAAGTTCTAAAATCTCCTTTACACCCAATTTTAAAGCGTTTTTTGAACTCTTCTTATCAACCATTGCAAGATATTAATCAGATTAGTAACTACATTTTTGCTGAGCCATTTGAATTTGTATCAGGGCATTACATCATAGCGCCCAACAATATAATTAAGCGTTTAAGTGCAGACGATTTAAACGATCGGTATGATGGTAATGAAATTGAATTAGAGGCAACATCCATTTTTGATCTCGAATCATATAATGATACTCAGGACACAATGATAGTTAATTTAAGCCAAAAGGATATAAACACTTTAGAAGTCGATATTGACCAACAACTTACCAGTGAATACGCAACAATGATGAAAAGCGAACAAACAAACCTTACCGACACAATTTTCATTTCTCACGATGATGCATTTTAA
- the rplT gene encoding 50S ribosomal protein L20 — translation MRVKGGTVTRARRKKWLKLAKGYFGHKSIGYKVAKQAVVKSWTYAFRDRKQVKRNFRKLWIARINAATRAQGVTYSQFINGLKRANITINRKMLSELAINEPKVFTSLVDIATSSK, via the coding sequence ATGAGAGTTAAAGGCGGAACAGTTACAAGAGCTAGAAGAAAAAAATGATTAAAACTAGCTAAAGGTTATTTTGGACACAAATCAATCGGTTATAAAGTTGCTAAGCAAGCAGTTGTTAAATCATGAACATATGCATTCAGAGACCGTAAACAAGTAAAACGTAATTTTAGAAAACTATGAATTGCTCGTATTAATGCAGCAACTAGAGCACAAGGAGTTACATACTCACAATTTATTAATGGTTTAAAAAGAGCAAACATTACAATTAATAGAAAAATGCTTTCAGAATTAGCTATCAATGAACCTAAAGTTTTCACAAGTCTTGTTGATATTGCGACAAGCTCTAAATAA